From one Rosa rugosa chromosome 4, drRosRugo1.1, whole genome shotgun sequence genomic stretch:
- the LOC133744756 gene encoding serpin-ZX-like → MDNKDDDHPARQYEDYEQSFYTPSIPQVTPSPIYIPQPYRPAQQYEHPRYSPCSPSYIPQPCHPTQQYEHPRYSPSSPSNIPQPYHPTRQYEHPRYSPFPPSYSPCSPSSPPYFSQRYHPTIQFELPRYSPGIDPSPGGGHVTSSYPLPSFKPSRELRESIKNQTDVALEITKKLLLTLGKAKNMVYSPLSIHIGLGMILTGTKGHIQDRFLSFLKSKSINELNDLASNVYPLVFADGYSKGGPRFSVANGVWVEKSLHVKPCFKEVLDTAYKAAMNQVDFRRRADEVRCEVNSWVDKETNGLIKEILAAGSVSSETKLILANALYFKGAWKEKFYESMTNEFDFHLQSGSSVKAPFMTSSKYQFVSVFDSFKVLKLPYEQGKDYGRRFSMCLFLPNATDGLQALVERVCSEPIDRYIPHKNVPLRRFLIPKFKISVGFDPMDVLKPLGFSLEEGDLTEMVEGAISLSMFQKSFIEVNEEGTEAAAVYIACGPAYSSGEPPKPPPIDFVADHPFLYLIREEVTGTVMFIGHVLNPIEEKFT, encoded by the coding sequence ATGGACAACAAAGATGATGATCACCCTGCAAGACAATATGAGGATTATGAGCAATCTTTCTATACTCCAAGTATTCCACAGGTTACTCCTTCTCCAATCTACATTCCACAACCATATCGCCCTGCACAACAATATGAACATCCTCGATATTCTCCTTGCTCTCCGTCTTACATTCCACAACCATGTCACCCAACACAACAATATGAACATCCTCGATATTCTCCTAGCTCTCCATCCAACATTCCACAACCATATCACCCTACACGACAATATGAACACCCTCGGTATTCTCCTTTCCCTCCATCATACTCTCCATGTTCTCCTTCCTCTCCACCATACTTTTCACAGCGATATCACCCTACAATACAATTTGAACTCCCTAGGTATTCTCCTGGTATAGATCCTTCCCCTGGCGGGGGTCATGTGACCAGTAGTTATCCACTGCCTTCCTTCAAACCATCTAGGGAACTCCGAGAATCCATTAAAAACCAAACCGATGTTGCACTGGAAATCACAAAGAAACTGCTTCTAACTTTAGGCAAGGCCAAGAACATGGTGTACTCCCCATTGTCCATCCACATTGGTCTTGGCATGATATTGACTGGGACAAAGGGTCATATCCAGGACCGGTTTCTCTCTTTCCTCAAGTCCAAGTCCATCAATGAGCTCAATGATCTCGCCTCCAATGTCTATCCACTGGTCTTTGCCGACGGATACTCAAAGGGCGGGCCTCGCTTTTCAGTCGCCAATGGTGTTTGGGTTGAAAAGTCTCTCCATGTCAAGCCTTGTTTCAAAGAGGTACTGGACACTGCTTACAAGGCAGCAATGAATCAAGTCGATTTTCGAAGAAGGGCAGACGAAGTGCGATGTGAAGTGAATTCATGGGTAGACAAGGAGACCAATGGACTTATCAAAGAGATTCTAGCCGCAGGGTCTGTTAGCAGCGAAACAAAGCTCATCCTTGCGAATGCCTTATACTTCAAAGGAGCGTGGAAGGAGAAGTTCTATGAATCAATGACAAACGAGTTTGATTTCCATCTACAGAGTGGGAGCTCAGTTAAGGCACCCTTCATGACCAGTTCGAAGTACCAGTTTGTAAGTGTCTTTGACAGCTTCAAAGTCTTAAAGCTTCCCTACGAGCAAGGTAAAGATTATGGTCGTCGTTTCTCCATGTGCTTGTTTCTTCCAAATGCAACTGATGGACTACAAGCTTTGGTTGAGAGGGTTTGTTCCGAGCCTATAGATCGATATATTCCCCACAAAAATGTTCCACTTCGTAGATTTTTAATCCCAAAGTTTAAGATATCTGTTGGGTTTGATCCTATGGATGTTCTGAAACCGTTAGGATTCTCTCTTGAAGAGGGAGATTTGACAGAGATGGTGGAGGGTGCGATTTCTCTCTCCATGTTCCAGAAATCTTTCATTGAAGTTAATGAAGAAGGCACCGAGGCTGCTGCTGTTTATATTGCCTGCGGTCCTGCTTATTCATCGGGTGAACCACCCAAACCTCCTCCGATAGATTTTGTGGCAGATCACCCATTCCTTTATCTGATTAGAGAAGAGGTGACTGGAACGGTCATGTTCATTGGGCACGTCCTAAACCCCATTGAAGAAAAATTCACCTAA
- the LOC133746269 gene encoding peroxidase 20-like has protein sequence MMEQKGRIFLILVAMVFHGTESFSDDDGPLVLDYYKEKCPLLEEIVRHNVEVAVFKDPRMAASLLRLHFHDCFVMGCDASVLLDSFGGITSEKQAGPNLNSLRGFEVIDQIKYLLEEACPRTVSCADILAVAARDSVASRGGPSWDVWLGRRDSLQASFSGANQFIPAPNSSLQTLISNFKQQGLDIGDLVALSGSHTIGKARCLNFRQRIYDVNFRGQYEIYDKYRRYTSFRRILQSICPKSGRNNDLAPLDFMTPARFDNHYYVNLLQGKGLLVSDNVLVTQDHEGEILKQVWAYATDEKLFFAAFANSMVKMGNINPITGNQGEIRKNCRFVNT, from the exons ATGATGGAGCAGAAGGGGAGGATATTCTTGATTTTAGTAGCAATGGTTTTTCATGGCACTGAATCTTTCAGTGATGATGATGGACCTCTTGTTCTTGACTATTACAAAGAAAAATGCCCTTTGTTGGAAGAGATTGTGAGGCACAATGTTGAAGTTGCAGTTTTTAAGGATCCTCGGATGGCTGCTTCTCTCCTTCGCTTGCATTTTCATGATTGTTTTGTCatg GGTTGCGATGCATCTGTTCTTTTAGATAGCTTTGGAGGCATCACCAGTGAAAAGCAAGCAGGCCCCAACCTAAATTCTTTACGAGGATTTGAGGTCATCGATCAGATCAAATACCTCCTGGAAGAGGCTTGTCCAAGAACAGTATCATGTGCTGATATTCTAGCAGTGGCTGCTCGTGATTCTGTTGCATCG AGAGGAGGGCCTAGCTGGGATGTGTGGCTAGGCAGGAGAGACTCTCTGCAAGCAAGCTTCAGTGGTGCCAATCAGTTCATCCCCGCTCCAAATTCCTCTCTACAAACTCTCATTTCCAATTTCAAACAACAGGGACTTGATATAGGAGACTTGGTTGCCTTATCAG GTAGCCACACAATTGGAAAGGCAAGATGTTTAAACTTCAGGCAGAGGATCTATGATGTGAACTTCAGAGGACAGTATGAAATATACGATAAGTACAGGAGATATACTTCCTTCCGAAGAATCTTACAGTCCATATGCCCCAAATCAGGGAGGAACAATGATTTAGCACCTCTTGATTTTATGACACCAGCCCGATTTGACAATCACTATTATGTCAACCTACTCCAAGGAAAAGGTTTGCTAGTTTCTGATAATGTATTGGTCACGCAAGATCATGAAGGGGAGATCCTAAAGCAGGTGTGGGCTTATGCCACTGATGAGAAACTTTTCTTTGCTGCATTTGCAAACTCTATGGTGAAGATGGGAAACATCAATCCAATCACCGGAAATCAAGGAGAAATCAGGAAGAATTGTAGGTTCGTCAACACCTAG
- the LOC133743008 gene encoding type I inositol polyphosphate 5-phosphatase 2 isoform X1: MNSRGGKRPEAFWPSIMMKKWLNIKPKVYDFSADEVDTETETESEEEACSPKVARTRMRRDHGLRTEGNQSSFSTQLPDPPSFGYQLRHRRGKSETTRAQYINTKDVRVTIGTWNVAGRVPDEDLDIDDWISSEEPSDIYIFGFQEVVPLNAGNVFGAEDNKPIPKWEAIIRRTLNKSLEPESKHKCYSAPPSPVQRTSSVADVLADEINDLPLGLLCQEYVGAANGCDLEQVELTKALSIGKNLQWKRIYGIDCDSRLDWPERSLDATPQVVFSNSKLRRVMSTSASIGFNLPNPLIFGPQNLSLKGSGLKRSHHSFGSLGSILMQQKEMPDFLDSLAAMSDRFSEEEEDTFDELPTEQPYNEVIIAGVKFHPTEQPDNEVIIDGVKFHPTYVRIVSKQMVGIYISIWVRKKLRRHINNLKVSPVGVGLMGYMGNKGSVSVSMSLFQSRMCFVCSHLTSGQKEGAEQRRNSDVYEIIRRTCFSSVFDTDQPQTIPSHDQIFWFGDLNYRLNMSDTEARKLVALKQWNELLNNDQLSKELRSGHVFEGWKEGLIHFPPTYKYEINSDTYVGENPKEGEKKRSPAWCDRILWLGTGIKQLSYKRAEMTLSDHRPVSSNFVVEVEVLDHQKLQRALNYTSAAIHPDIFLDGDEDLEC, from the exons ATGAATAGCAGAGGAGGAAAGCGCCCTGAG GCCTTCTGGCCTTCCATTATGATGAAGAAATGGTTGAATATAAAGCCTAAGGTCTATGATTTTAGTGCAGATGAGGTTGACACcgaaactgaaactgaaagcGAAGAAGAAG CTTGCTCTCCTAAAGTTGCAAGAACGCGTATGCGCAGGGATCATGGCCTTAGGACAGAGGGGAACCAATCCAGTTTCTCAACTCAACTTCCAG ATCCGCCTTCTTTTGGCTATCAGTTAAGACATAGGAGAGGAAAATCAGAAACTACGCGTGCTCAGTACATAAACACAAAGGATGTGAG GGTGACAATAGGCACTTGGAATGTTGCTGGAAGAGTTCCAGATGAAGACCTTGATATTGATGATTGGATTTCTTCGGAAGAGCCATCGGATATCTACATTTTCGG TTTTCAAGAGGTTGTCCCTTTGAATGCTGGGAATGTATTCGGAGCAGAGGATAACAAACCGATACCAAAGTGGGAGGCAATCATTCGCAGAACTCTGAACAAATCATTGGAACCTGAAAGCAAACATAAATGCTACAGTGCTCCACCTTCACCTGTACAAAGGACTTCTTCTGTTGCTGATGTACTTGCAGATGAGATTAATGATCTTCCACTAGGGTTGCTCTGCCAGGAATATGTTGGAGCTGCTAATGGTTGTGACTTGGAACAAGTTGAATTGACTAAAGCACTAAGTATCGGAAAGAACTTACAGTGGAAGAGAATTTATGGCATTGATTGTGATAGTAGACTAGATTGGCCTGAACGCTCATTAGATGCTACCCCTCAAGTTGTCTTCTCAAATTCTAAATTGCGGCGGGTCATGAGTACTTCTGCAAGCATTGGCTTTAATTTGCCTAATCCTTTAATATTCGGTCCTCAAAATTTATCACTAAAAGGTAGTGGATTGAAAAGATCACACCATAGCTTTGGGAGTCTGGGATCAATATTGATGCAGCAGAAAGAGATGCCCGACTTTCTTGACTCTCTCGCTGCTATGTCCGACAGGTTttcagaagaggaagaggacaCCTTCGATGAATTACCAACTGAACAACCTTATAATGAAGTAATCATAGCTGGTGTAAAGTTTCATCCAACTGAACAACCTGATAATGAAGTAATCATAGATGGTGTAAAGTTTCATCCTACATACGTGCGAATTGTCAGCAAGCAAATGGTAGGGATATATATATCCATCTGGGTGCGTAAGAAGTTGAGGAGACACATTAATAACTTGAAAGTATCTCCTGTTGGAGTTGGTCTAATGGGCTACATGGGAAACAAG GGGTCAGTTTCTGTAAGCATGTCCCTTTTTCAGTCACGAATGTGCTTTGTGTGTTCTCATCTGACCTCTGGTCAGAAGGAGGGGGCTGAACAGAGGCGAAACTCAGATGTGTATGAAATTATACGACGCACCTGTTTCTCATCTGTCTTCGATACAGATCAACCACAGACAATTCCATCCCACGA TCAGATCTTCTGGTTTGGGGATTTGAATTACCGCCTCAATATGTCAGACACCGAGGCAAGGAAGCTTGTTGCTCTGAAACAGTGGAATGAACTTCTCAACAATGATCAG CTAAGCAAAGAACTCCGCAGTGGGCATGTATTCGAGGGTTGGAAAGAGGGGCTGATACATTTTCCACCTACCTACAAGTATGAAATCAACTCCGATACATATGTTGGCGAGAATCCAAAGgaaggagagaagaagagatcaCCAGCATG GTGTGATCGTATACTGTGGCTAGGAACAGGCATCAAACAGCTTTCTTATAAGCGGGCAGAAATGACGCTTTCAGATCACCGACCGGTTAGTTCAAACTTCGTGGTTGAAGTTGAAGTGCTAGATCATCAGAAGCTACAAAGAGCTCTCAATTACACTAGTGCAGCAATACATCCCGACATTTTCTTGGATGGAGATGAGGATTTAGAATGTTAA
- the LOC133743008 gene encoding type I inositol polyphosphate 5-phosphatase 2 isoform X3, translated as MLLEEFQMKTLILMIGFLRKSHRISTFSAVWFSFQEVVPLNAGNVFGAEDNKPIPKWEAIIRRTLNKSLEPESKHKCYSAPPSPVQRTSSVADVLADEINDLPLGLLCQEYVGAANGCDLEQVELTKALSIGKNLQWKRIYGIDCDSRLDWPERSLDATPQVVFSNSKLRRVMSTSASIGFNLPNPLIFGPQNLSLKGSGLKRSHHSFGSLGSILMQQKEMPDFLDSLAAMSDRFSEEEEDTFDELPTEQPYNEVIIAGVKFHPTEQPDNEVIIDGVKFHPTYVRIVSKQMVGIYISIWVRKKLRRHINNLKVSPVGVGLMGYMGNKGSVSVSMSLFQSRMCFVCSHLTSGQKEGAEQRRNSDVYEIIRRTCFSSVFDTDQPQTIPSHDQIFWFGDLNYRLNMSDTEARKLVALKQWNELLNNDQLSKELRSGHVFEGWKEGLIHFPPTYKYEINSDTYVGENPKEGEKKRSPAWCDRILWLGTGIKQLSYKRAEMTLSDHRPVSSNFVVEVEVLDHQKLQRALNYTSAAIHPDIFLDGDEDLEC; from the exons ATGTTGCTGGAAGAGTTCCAGATGAAGACCTTGATATTGATGATTGGATTTCTTCGGAAGAGCCATCGGATATCTACATTTTCGG CTGTATGGTTCAGTTTTCAAGAGGTTGTCCCTTTGAATGCTGGGAATGTATTCGGAGCAGAGGATAACAAACCGATACCAAAGTGGGAGGCAATCATTCGCAGAACTCTGAACAAATCATTGGAACCTGAAAGCAAACATAAATGCTACAGTGCTCCACCTTCACCTGTACAAAGGACTTCTTCTGTTGCTGATGTACTTGCAGATGAGATTAATGATCTTCCACTAGGGTTGCTCTGCCAGGAATATGTTGGAGCTGCTAATGGTTGTGACTTGGAACAAGTTGAATTGACTAAAGCACTAAGTATCGGAAAGAACTTACAGTGGAAGAGAATTTATGGCATTGATTGTGATAGTAGACTAGATTGGCCTGAACGCTCATTAGATGCTACCCCTCAAGTTGTCTTCTCAAATTCTAAATTGCGGCGGGTCATGAGTACTTCTGCAAGCATTGGCTTTAATTTGCCTAATCCTTTAATATTCGGTCCTCAAAATTTATCACTAAAAGGTAGTGGATTGAAAAGATCACACCATAGCTTTGGGAGTCTGGGATCAATATTGATGCAGCAGAAAGAGATGCCCGACTTTCTTGACTCTCTCGCTGCTATGTCCGACAGGTTttcagaagaggaagaggacaCCTTCGATGAATTACCAACTGAACAACCTTATAATGAAGTAATCATAGCTGGTGTAAAGTTTCATCCAACTGAACAACCTGATAATGAAGTAATCATAGATGGTGTAAAGTTTCATCCTACATACGTGCGAATTGTCAGCAAGCAAATGGTAGGGATATATATATCCATCTGGGTGCGTAAGAAGTTGAGGAGACACATTAATAACTTGAAAGTATCTCCTGTTGGAGTTGGTCTAATGGGCTACATGGGAAACAAG GGGTCAGTTTCTGTAAGCATGTCCCTTTTTCAGTCACGAATGTGCTTTGTGTGTTCTCATCTGACCTCTGGTCAGAAGGAGGGGGCTGAACAGAGGCGAAACTCAGATGTGTATGAAATTATACGACGCACCTGTTTCTCATCTGTCTTCGATACAGATCAACCACAGACAATTCCATCCCACGA TCAGATCTTCTGGTTTGGGGATTTGAATTACCGCCTCAATATGTCAGACACCGAGGCAAGGAAGCTTGTTGCTCTGAAACAGTGGAATGAACTTCTCAACAATGATCAG CTAAGCAAAGAACTCCGCAGTGGGCATGTATTCGAGGGTTGGAAAGAGGGGCTGATACATTTTCCACCTACCTACAAGTATGAAATCAACTCCGATACATATGTTGGCGAGAATCCAAAGgaaggagagaagaagagatcaCCAGCATG GTGTGATCGTATACTGTGGCTAGGAACAGGCATCAAACAGCTTTCTTATAAGCGGGCAGAAATGACGCTTTCAGATCACCGACCGGTTAGTTCAAACTTCGTGGTTGAAGTTGAAGTGCTAGATCATCAGAAGCTACAAAGAGCTCTCAATTACACTAGTGCAGCAATACATCCCGACATTTTCTTGGATGGAGATGAGGATTTAGAATGTTAA
- the LOC133743008 gene encoding type I inositol polyphosphate 5-phosphatase 2 isoform X2 gives MRRDHGLRTEGNQSSFSTQLPDPPSFGYQLRHRRGKSETTRAQYINTKDVRVTIGTWNVAGRVPDEDLDIDDWISSEEPSDIYIFGFQEVVPLNAGNVFGAEDNKPIPKWEAIIRRTLNKSLEPESKHKCYSAPPSPVQRTSSVADVLADEINDLPLGLLCQEYVGAANGCDLEQVELTKALSIGKNLQWKRIYGIDCDSRLDWPERSLDATPQVVFSNSKLRRVMSTSASIGFNLPNPLIFGPQNLSLKGSGLKRSHHSFGSLGSILMQQKEMPDFLDSLAAMSDRFSEEEEDTFDELPTEQPYNEVIIAGVKFHPTEQPDNEVIIDGVKFHPTYVRIVSKQMVGIYISIWVRKKLRRHINNLKVSPVGVGLMGYMGNKGSVSVSMSLFQSRMCFVCSHLTSGQKEGAEQRRNSDVYEIIRRTCFSSVFDTDQPQTIPSHDQIFWFGDLNYRLNMSDTEARKLVALKQWNELLNNDQLSKELRSGHVFEGWKEGLIHFPPTYKYEINSDTYVGENPKEGEKKRSPAWCDRILWLGTGIKQLSYKRAEMTLSDHRPVSSNFVVEVEVLDHQKLQRALNYTSAAIHPDIFLDGDEDLEC, from the exons ATGCGCAGGGATCATGGCCTTAGGACAGAGGGGAACCAATCCAGTTTCTCAACTCAACTTCCAG ATCCGCCTTCTTTTGGCTATCAGTTAAGACATAGGAGAGGAAAATCAGAAACTACGCGTGCTCAGTACATAAACACAAAGGATGTGAG GGTGACAATAGGCACTTGGAATGTTGCTGGAAGAGTTCCAGATGAAGACCTTGATATTGATGATTGGATTTCTTCGGAAGAGCCATCGGATATCTACATTTTCGG TTTTCAAGAGGTTGTCCCTTTGAATGCTGGGAATGTATTCGGAGCAGAGGATAACAAACCGATACCAAAGTGGGAGGCAATCATTCGCAGAACTCTGAACAAATCATTGGAACCTGAAAGCAAACATAAATGCTACAGTGCTCCACCTTCACCTGTACAAAGGACTTCTTCTGTTGCTGATGTACTTGCAGATGAGATTAATGATCTTCCACTAGGGTTGCTCTGCCAGGAATATGTTGGAGCTGCTAATGGTTGTGACTTGGAACAAGTTGAATTGACTAAAGCACTAAGTATCGGAAAGAACTTACAGTGGAAGAGAATTTATGGCATTGATTGTGATAGTAGACTAGATTGGCCTGAACGCTCATTAGATGCTACCCCTCAAGTTGTCTTCTCAAATTCTAAATTGCGGCGGGTCATGAGTACTTCTGCAAGCATTGGCTTTAATTTGCCTAATCCTTTAATATTCGGTCCTCAAAATTTATCACTAAAAGGTAGTGGATTGAAAAGATCACACCATAGCTTTGGGAGTCTGGGATCAATATTGATGCAGCAGAAAGAGATGCCCGACTTTCTTGACTCTCTCGCTGCTATGTCCGACAGGTTttcagaagaggaagaggacaCCTTCGATGAATTACCAACTGAACAACCTTATAATGAAGTAATCATAGCTGGTGTAAAGTTTCATCCAACTGAACAACCTGATAATGAAGTAATCATAGATGGTGTAAAGTTTCATCCTACATACGTGCGAATTGTCAGCAAGCAAATGGTAGGGATATATATATCCATCTGGGTGCGTAAGAAGTTGAGGAGACACATTAATAACTTGAAAGTATCTCCTGTTGGAGTTGGTCTAATGGGCTACATGGGAAACAAG GGGTCAGTTTCTGTAAGCATGTCCCTTTTTCAGTCACGAATGTGCTTTGTGTGTTCTCATCTGACCTCTGGTCAGAAGGAGGGGGCTGAACAGAGGCGAAACTCAGATGTGTATGAAATTATACGACGCACCTGTTTCTCATCTGTCTTCGATACAGATCAACCACAGACAATTCCATCCCACGA TCAGATCTTCTGGTTTGGGGATTTGAATTACCGCCTCAATATGTCAGACACCGAGGCAAGGAAGCTTGTTGCTCTGAAACAGTGGAATGAACTTCTCAACAATGATCAG CTAAGCAAAGAACTCCGCAGTGGGCATGTATTCGAGGGTTGGAAAGAGGGGCTGATACATTTTCCACCTACCTACAAGTATGAAATCAACTCCGATACATATGTTGGCGAGAATCCAAAGgaaggagagaagaagagatcaCCAGCATG GTGTGATCGTATACTGTGGCTAGGAACAGGCATCAAACAGCTTTCTTATAAGCGGGCAGAAATGACGCTTTCAGATCACCGACCGGTTAGTTCAAACTTCGTGGTTGAAGTTGAAGTGCTAGATCATCAGAAGCTACAAAGAGCTCTCAATTACACTAGTGCAGCAATACATCCCGACATTTTCTTGGATGGAGATGAGGATTTAGAATGTTAA